agtttgtcagtgtgtgtcctcATAAACATAGAAATGTAAGTGTGTCGGTGTATATACAATAATTTATTTTGACAATTAACAGTCAACATTTTCtacagtttctttaaaaaacagaaatctttgGTGACTGCAGACTAAATTTAGTtcaagaaacatgaaaatatcaaCATTAAATTTAAAACATTATGAATTTGAGTTACGTATGAACATAAATTAATTGTCAATTAAACATAAAAGATCtacaacagtaacagagagtcagtgaactGACCTCAGGTCCTCCACtctacagtctggactctccagaaaatcacaaagtgacttcactcctgaatcctgcagcttATTGTTGTTCAGCTCCAGCGCTTTCAGATGGGACGGGTTGGAcatcagagctgaggccagagcaGCACAGCCGATCTCTGAGAAACTGCAGTCATTCAACCTTAACAAAGAATAAATATGTTACTATGAAAGACAAAGTTCCTGTTTGAAATCACAGGTTAGGGGTATGAGGACGGTGTTTCTGTAGGTGGCATGTCACTGGTGTCAAAGTAGGATCCAGAGCTCTTTAGTTCATCTGTCACTCATTTAATGTTGTAATTATCCACTGTATTTTGTTGTTATATTAAGGTTTCaagcaggtagtgcgcgtgcctcacagcaagaaggtcgccagTTCGATcccagggcctttctgtgtgaggtttgcatgttcttcccatgcatgtgtgggttctctctgggGTTAATTGGTGACCctaaaaattgtccttaggtgtgagtgtgagcatgaatggttgtctgtctctatatgttgccctgcaatcgactggccaccggttcagggtgtacccccCCTCtcgcctgttgacagctgggatagcCCCCCGCGACTTTCTTGAGAATGAATCGGAGGAAGGTCAGAGGCTTGTGGCAACTGTGTGAGTATCCAGAAACAAGAAACAGGAAGGTGAGTCAGCAAACAAATTTTGTGGCCTGGGATGTGGAAGGCATGGGTGATGAactgtttttgttgaagtaaaaagCCATAGTCTTCTTGGACCATTTGTGCCTCCAAAGAATGGCTGCTATGACGACTAGGTACATTTGGCAGATGGTGAAGGACGGGGCAAGAGTTGTGAATTTGGGCGGCTGTTGAGAACCACCTGCCATCATGGTTGTCACCAAAGCTGATGGAAGGGGCTACATCTGTGAGCAGGTGGATGTCTTCTGGCTTGTTGACGTGTTTGTCATGTAAGACAGAGATCTGTGGGGATGGATGGTGGGGTAGCTGCAGAGGGCAGGCTACAGAAGATGGCAGAGATTTGTTTATTTGGGGTTGAGAGGCACTGAGCCACTGAAAGAAGTGGTGAGAGTGCAAGCTGTAGCTGGATGGGATGATGGTCAGCACAGGCCGCGATTCGGCAGAGTAAGctgcaaaacacagcagaactcATGATCTAGTGTTCTTCTAAGTTCCTAGGTTGAATTAGATAATGTGGAATGTGTAAAATCTCTCACCACTCAAGGATAGGAACctgttttatattgtttttcttGCACATGTACATCATGTAATACACATTTATTACTTGTAATTGTGTGTAATATTGTTATTATCTctgaaatccttgatttgaGGTGCCAGAGCTGTAAATAACATGCTGAAGGGTCATACTGGCgtattcagaatttcattggctatcAAAGCGTCAGTCATCCTTGAAATTTGCTGTGGTTGGCTTGATGGTCACATGTCAGAAGAAGGACCTTGGTTTGACTCAaactgttattggcttctctggttgcGGGGGTTCATGTGCCtgattgtgattggtcaaaTGAGGTGTCATTTGGAGCCTGAGACTCCAGAGAGTAACTGGAGGCAAAATAGTGACCTTCTGCATTCTGGACGTTGTAACAGGGAAACAATGGAAGATGAGCACATTGCCTGccaaaacatctttctgtggattaccTTCTTGTTCGGTCCACATATCTTAACTGCAGTGGATTGCCTGAACCTTCGTAGATGTTGCCCAGACCATGTGTTCACATTTTATTGATCTGTGCATCACAGAGAGGCGTAATCAGCAAGTGGCCTCAATGTTGTGTCAGTTTTAAATacggttgtttgtctgctgttggaaTTTATTGTGCCTCCTgctgtgattgtatcttgaagaGGTTTGTGTCAATCGATTCATGGAATCTGCGTGCTACCGGGAACCCGAAAGTGTTGCAGATGCTCCTGTTTTGCTCCTTTAGCAGTTTGAAAAGTTTGGCTTCCTTGTTTGAGCACTGGAAGGGGGATGAGGGGATGGAAGGATGGGTGAGTGGAAGAGGGGGTGAGtgcaggagctctttctttGGGCGAGTTACCGTCCACTCGGATATGTTTGAAGCTGGACGGCGGTCCTATTGTGTGTGGCGAATACACATCACAGTGGTTTCTCCTGTCGTTGTTCAGACAAGCGTACAATATCCTAAATCCATATCCAGATCTGACTGACACAAGCCGAAAATCACCATTACTTTGTTATGTATGTCAGTGAGTGTCAATACCTCTGGTAGTCCTAGTTTTGTTGTAGCCTGATGTGTGATAGACAGCTTACAAATGTTTTTCatatgcgcgcacacacacacacacacacacacacacacactgacctcagaccctccagtctgcagtctggactctccagaaactcacacagcagcttcactcctgaatcctgcagctgGTTCTCTCTCAGGTCCAGCtttctcagatgggaggggttggacttcagagctgaggccagagaagcacagctgccCTCTGACAAACCGCAGGACCACAATCTGAATAAAGAAGAAATGATgtacaaatcaaaataaatctgaCTTTGATAGCAAATCAATAATGTATAACAACTTCACACAAGATGCATATTTCATGTATAATTTTCTAAGCAAAGGCCATTTATTATATTTGTCTGGATAAACATCTATATATTCAGGTAATCTATTTTAGGTCATCTTTATTCATATTATGggtatctatatttatatttaggCTATAAATCTTTCAATTTAGGCCATTACTGTATTTATGATTTAAACCCTGTGTAATATCCCTATTTGtactgaattccttgatttgaCTGTAAACTACCCACTGAAGCATCATATCCTCATTTCtggaatttcattggctgtaCCAAGCATCAGTCATCTGCACAATCGGTTGGCTCAACCTTTACATGAAAGAGGAGAACAAGGCCCTCCTTTCAACACGGACTCTGGtggctgttgttggctgtgGACATGACATGGAAGATTCTGACTGGTCAACTGAGGTGTCAATTGATAGCTCAGAATGCAGCAGCCATCTTGAGACCAACATGCAGCCTACATATGAACGCTTACTGGAGTTAAAACATATCAGATTAGCCCATGACGGTTGATTTGATATGATAAACCAGCTTTCTATGGATGATTATACTGTTTTAGAGAAAATATCTTACAGCGTCAGATCATCTGGATTTTTGCCAATGTGACCGGATCTTTGTCATTGATCAGTGGATTACTATGAAACTTCATCAGTGGGTTGCCTCAATTTTATCATCGGTTGTTTGATGTTGCCGttgactgtagctgctgttgtgattgtataTTGAAATGGTTTTCACCAATTGAATCACAAGAATCTTAACTTTCCAGTGAGGCATGAGTCCAAGCTTAAACATAACAGTTTTGTCAACAGACGGCCGTGTTGACCTGCAGCCGGGCTGTTGGGTCTTAAGAGCTGAAGAAACACAAGTCTTTTATCACTGCAGATTCAATTTAgtacaagaaaaatgaaaataatgaaaaaaggaataaaaggaAATTTACAACTTAATGGATCAAGTTCATGTATCAACATGAAGTGAGTTGTTAATTGAACATATAAGATTTACAGCAGtaacagagagtcagtgaactGACATCAGAGTCTCcagtctacagtctggactctccagtccagctgacagcagcttcactcctgaatcctgcagcttgttgtagctcaggtccagctctgtcagatgggaggggttggacttcagagctgaggccagagaagcacagccgATCTCTGCCAAACCACAGAACCAcaacctgaataaagaataaatgatgaagattaaaatccatttctaatccaatcagatgtgttcaggttgtaaatgtggagctcaacattactctgtcctcatcaatgAGCTTCTCCTTAAAATGAGCAGAGtgactttgtcattgtgttattgtggatcatcataatgtcagccttctacagacatcatccaaatgtcagcacaacattcatacacctattcatgtcaacacacatcAGTAACATGCTGCTGTCAAAAGGCTGTTTGAAGGTTCAGGCTTGGTTTAAGGGTTCAGGTTAGAATTAGGGTTAGATTAGGGTCAAGGTAATTATGGATGTGAGTTAtacatgaacataaatcaaGTTGTGAATTAAACATGAGAGCTGCAAAAGTAACAGAGAGACAGTAAACTGACTTCAGAGTCTCTATTTTACAAAGTGGattctccagtccagcagacagcagcttcagtcctgaatcctgcagcttgTTGTCACTCAGGttcagctctctcagatggaaggggttggacttcagagctgaggccagagaggcacagctgatctctgtcACACCGCAGTCGCACAACCTGACAAAAGAGTAAATGGTGTGATGTCAGAAGACAATGttcctccttcatctccccCTCTGAGGAATCTCCATGGCAGATGTGAAGGCGATAAAATGACTCTTTGGATTATTGCAGCTGAAGATCCAGGAGTGCCAGAGCTACATTCCTGAGAAAGTAACCCTGCTTTACTCTGTTTGTTGGCCACCGCCTTCAACTCAGTGGACCAGACACTTCTAAAGCAGCCACATATGACCTACAGATGTCCATCAAGGAAGCCGAGAGGGTACATCATGGTATTGTAATTGATATGTAAATTCAataaagaaatggtttaaaGTAATCACCCTGCACCAAACTTCATCTCATTTATTTCCTTCTGATGAAAAAAGGACCAATAGCAGAACTTTGAGTGTGTAattactgaaatgctgcagctttgtgAGGATGAAACAAGTGTGTAATTGGTCTCACTCCTGAAAACAGAAGTAAACTACCTGAAGTGACTTTGTTGACCTTTGTGAAACCTGAAAACTGTTTGTTGCTGCTCGCCACTTTAATTCTGGCTGattgagctgcttccttctgttgCATGAAAAGGGCTTGAACCTTGAATCACTGCTTTCAGACAAATTTAAACATAACTTTGAAGGCATTTAAACAcagtcttgtgtttgtgttggagttTGTGTTGTTCTAAAATCTGACGctaagattttcatttttaatgtaaatatattgTGTAGCGGTTCCAAATGTCAATTATCATTCTACTTGGTGACTAAAAGTCAGTATCGGCCATTAAGAAATGGTGTCTGACCTCAGAGCCTCcagtctacagtctggactctccagtacagcagacagcagcttcaatcctgaatcctgcaggttgttgtagctcaggtccagatctctcagatgggaggggtttgacttcagagctgaggccacaTAAgaacagctgatctctgacaaactgcagtgccaaaatctaaataaagaaaaagtgaCGTAAGTAAAAATCCATTTATAGTCCAATCAGATGTTTTAAATGTGGACTTCAAACAAAATTCACAATTGTTAATTGAATATATAAGATCcacaacagtaacagagagtcagtgaactcacctcagagtcttcagtctacagtttggactctccagtccagctgacagcagcttcactcctgaatcctgcatgATGATGTAggtcaggtccagctctgtcagatgggaggggttggacttcagagctgaggccagagaagcacagctgaaatCTGATAAGCTGCAGGAACTCAACCTGAAtgaagaataaatgatgaagattaaaatcGATTAATAAtccaatcagatgtgttcaggttTGAAATGTGAAGCTCAACATTACTCTGTCATCAACAATGAGCTTCTTCCTAAAATGATTCATACACCTATTCATGTCAATACAGATCAATAACATGCTGCTGATCTCAGCCAAGTGGAATTAGAGCATCAAtatcaaatcaaacatgttgGACAAAAAACCTGCTGATGCTTTTATGTAGTACACGGCCTCCTTCTTACTGTATTTGGTAGTTTCTTAGGGTAAATGCAGGATCACTGACAGATCATTACACCAGCCACTGTTAGTATAAAAACAGATTCATCAACCTTTTGTTTCGCCATagatgtctgtgctgtgatttGCTCTTAAGTTTTGTTTGTGGGGAGGAAGGTACACCCAcagactcaatacaacagttggtcAACAAAAGTACATCCACGTGATGCCTGACTTGTTGTCTTGTGCCAGGGGTTGGCAAACGGACATACTCTCAGGACGGACTGGGCGTCGTCTGCTGGTCAGTAACATTAGAAGCAGTGGCTGCTTCAGCAAAAGTTACATTCTCAATCTAAATCATTAATTAGGTTTGAAACAGCTCAAGAACATCTATGACAAAATACAACTGACATGTTTATGTAATAAACAGCTGGAACACTATTTCAAGAATACTAAGAACTTTAGAGTGTTAACAGCTGGAGACTTACCGAGCCTTTCTGCAGTTCCTCACAGCTGGAATCAGTCTCTGTCGTCCATCTCCTGATGTGTTGTAATCAGTCATGTCCAGCTTGTCCAGAACCTCCTCTGACATCTGCAGCATGTAGGCCAGAGCTGAGCAGTGGATCACAGAGAGTTTCTTCTCTGATCTGTTCTCTGACTTCAGGAACTCTTGGATCTCCTGATGTACTGAGTGGTCGTTCATCTCCATCAGACAGTGGAAGATGTTGATGCTTCTGTCAGGAGACTTTCTTTTAGTATTCATCCTCTTCAAGTTGTTGATGACACTCTGGATGATCTCTGGACAGATGTTTGTCTGACCCAGCAGGCCTCCTAAGAGTGTCTGGTTGGACTCCAGAAGCAGGCCATGGAGGAAGCAAACAAATAGGTCCAGATGACCATTTTGACTTTCAAGGGATTTCATCATGACCCACCCAAGGAAGACCTCCAGATTTGAGATATAGGCTCTGTATTTCCGGTCTTTTCCCAGGAAAGTCTTCAGGACCTTTGAGTTCCTGTTGGTGTAACAGTGgaacatgtagactgcagccagaaactcctgaatgCTCAGATGAACAAAGCAGTAGACTGTTTTCTGGAAgatcacacactctcttttgAAGATCTCTGTACAAACTCCTGAGTACACCGCGGCCTCAGTCACATCAAGACCACACTGCTCCAGGTCTTCTTGGTAGAACATGATGTTTCCTTTTTCCAGATGTTCAAACGCCAGCCTCCCCAGCTTCAGAAGAACTATCCCATCAGCCTCCGTCAGCTCCTGTGGGCTTGTCTCATGTCCCTCATCatacttctgcttcttcctctttgtctgaacCAGCAGGAAGTGTGAGTACATGTCAGTCAGGGTTttgggcagctctcctctctggtctggaGTCAACATGtgctccagaactgtagcagtgatccagcagaagactgGGATTTgacacatgatgtggaggctccTGGAGGTCTTGATGTGTGAGATGATTCTGCTGGACTGATCTCCATCACTGAACCTCCTcttgaagtactcctccttctgggCGTCAGTGAAGCCTCGTGCTTCTGTTACCCTGTCAACACATtgaggagggatctgattggctgccacAGGTCTGGAAGTTATCCAGACCAGAGCCGAGGGAAGCAGATTCCCCTccatgaggtttgtcagcagcacgtTGACTGATGACTTCTGTGTGACGTCAGAAACGAGCTGATTGTTGGTGAAATCCAGTGAAAGTCTGCTTTCATCCAGGCCGTCAAAGATGAACAGAAGCTTACAGacagccagctgctctgctgtcaccttCTGTAATGTTGGATGGAAAACACGGAGCAGCCCGAGAAGACTGTACTGCTCATCTTTGATCAGGTTCAGCTCCCTGAACGAAAGCACAACCACCACACTGACATCTTGGTTTTCCGAGCCCTctgcccagtccagagtgaacttctgcaCCGAGAAGGTTTTTCCAACGCCAGCGACGCCGTTCGTCAGGACCACTCTGATGTGTCTCTGTTGGTCAGGTAAGGCTTTAAAGATGTCCTGGCACTTGATTGAGGTCTCATGGAGGGTCTTCATCTTGGAAGCTGTCTCAAGCTGCCAAACCTCATGTTGGGTATTAACCTCTTCATTCTGTCCCTCCGTGATGAAGAACTCAGTGTAGATCCTGTTGAGGAgggttccacttcctgtttcatcacttcCTTCAGTCACACATTCATATCTCCTCTTCAGATTGATCTTATGTTCATCTAAAACCTCCTGAAGACCACCATctgctgagagagaagaagaaatgtgagaaCAAGAAAAAGATTTTGAGAATctggtgattattttcatgaccAACATTAAAGTAACTAattcaaagaaataaagagggTTTTAAAATTTAGGATCttttgtgaaaaacaaaaatcttcaATGTCTTTGCTGTGCAACACAACAAGCAAATCAAGAAGAATACAGTTTTCAAACATGATGACATGatcagcagacagatggacagtcTTACTTTGGACAGTGCaggtctgactgactgtctgcagtCCACATCTTGTTCTGGATCTTTCTCCACACTGGGGACAGCAGGAGTCTCCTGATGAAGCAGACTGGTCCCTGTATGAGGTGATGCACCGTCTGCAGAACCAGTGTCCACAGCTGGTAGAGACTGGATCCTTCAGGACGTCctgacacaaaccacagcaggatggcttctcctcctcagaaacatgactcctcTTCTCCCTGTGCAGATGAACACATTCTGTGTAACACATTACATGACTGGTGACCGACCAACAGCTCACAAGTTGCATGCAGCTCTTTCTCTACATAGACAGGATATGTGTCCGATTCACATcctgatgtttttgttcttcactTTCAACTGAAATTTTATTTACATCACAATTAGTGGGGTCTACCACTGGTACCTGTTCAGGtgtgactgttttcagctgtgtccCTTACGTGCAGAGATTCCTCCAGGCTCTCTGAATCTGTCCACGATATCATTGATTGCAGATGATGAAACCCTTGGACTTCTGCATCGAGAAACATTCTTCAGCTGTTGGACTATTTGctcacagtttttcacaaagtggtgaacctcgctccatcctcgcttgtgaacgacgGAACCGttcaaggatgcccctttcatacccaatcatgatactctcacctgttaccagtgaacctgtttactggaggaatgttccagacaggtgttGTCTGTTTGTAATGCACTGCTTGGCACATAGtcaacacagagaaatacatcAGTCCTAACTGACCGTTAGCTCACATCAGGTAAGCTGTGTAAACTCTACCAATGCCTCCAAGGTACCATTCCTATCAGAAATTCCATTGATTACGTCTCCCCCACGAAGGTAGATTCTCACGGCATTCTCATAACGCAACTTCAACACTTCACCTGTACTGAATCTCTTCCCCTGACCAGTTAACAACTGTGTTACTTGTTATTTGTGATTCTTGACCACgacactggctggctggctctctctctgcatttcattgACTCTTGTTGACCATCATGAATCCTTTCTGTTATCTCTGTTCTCACAGAGGTCGGAGTCACAATGCGATTACCTCTGACCACTAAACCATCGACCTCTgtcacctctcctctcactctcattGGCATTTTATTGTGATTCTTTGTGGTCTTCATTATTCCTACAGTTCTGGTGGTGGTCTGAACACAAATGTGCACTGACGATGCTGCAGTCATCAGTACTGAAGACACTGTTCATGAACTCCACGATAGACCAGATTCCACATGTTCCACATTGAGTCCTGGCGGACATGAAATGTGATATGAACCGGAAATCTTTTCAATGACACTAATGTGGTGCAATTCAACACCGTAGATGAGCAGATGTTCTTCGTAATGTAGCGTAGAAGCCcctcaaaatatgaaaaaatgttgggcgccagacaggagaatattcAGAGAAATCAACCTgccaatattttaaaataaatacgACCAGAAGTTTAAAAAATAACCCAGCAGCTGTCTTCTTCGCTCCAAAATCACACGATGAAAACTCAACCAAGATGCAGTTAGTAATCCTTCTTATTTTCAATCATTAATCAAAACATATCAATTCAATAATCAACTCAAATATCTCTCAATTTCATACAGATCCATTCATAAAACAGAAACCCAATTTAAAGGAAATATCCTGAGAGTAATCCCCACATTCAAGTTCATTAAATAAACAGTAACATTTCCCATCTGTTAAGGAACAAAACAAACGGTGGGTGGGTggattgtgtgtgagtgggtaTAGTTTTGGTGtcttcagtccagttcagtgCAGAAGGTATTTGTGTTTGGGGGGGAGGTGGAGTGTAAATCAGTCCTGAGGGATGTATGtttgaggagggagaaaaaaaacagagtagTTTGAGGTCTGACGTTAGGAGAAGCCGGGAGAGTTTCAGGAAAAACGGGACTTATCTGCTTGTCGTTCTTCACCCACTTGGACAGAGGTCTCTTCCACTGTATCCAAACAGGCCACGGACCGAAGACTAAGCTTCTTTCTGCCTGCTCCAGGGATCAGCTTCTTCCTCCAGCGTCCAGTTGAATGTCCTTAATACTAAGTttaattcatttgctttcttgaatGAAGCCGTCAACTTAAGCAAGATTTGAGTTATctcgttttctttctttctcacttcttcTGCAGTCCATCTTCAAAACTCCTTTGTCTGATTTTCCCTCCTCCTTGAGCTCGCAGGTGCCTCTGATTTATCATCTCCCTCCCccttcattttcagctcaggtGGAAAAGGCTGTGTtgttatttcctttttcctccttcctgctaCAGTAAGACGGCGATATACCGTGAAAACTACAGCTGCATCTCCTGTACTGTATGATGGCAATAAAGTCGAAGGTTGAACCTTGAACCAGGATCTGGATCAAGTGGCTCAGCCTCAGCAGATCCAGAGAAGAACAGCGATGTGTTCAGGTCATCAGATaacatgaaaaactgaattatCTTCAGTCTCTTACTTTGTGTCTGAGGGTTCAGGTTCATCACTGAAGTCTGGAGCTCTGTCTTTAGGCTGGTCACTCTTCATGgatctgtcctcttcctccacattaCTCATCTTCTCCAGTCTGAGAGgtgaagcagcagacacacacacacacacacacacacacacacacacacagacacacagacacacacacacagacacaccgcTAATGTTAGTAGCTTCCTATTTATTTGATATCAGTTTAATAAGAACATGCAGATTTTCTCTCCATCATAACATCAAACTCTGGTTTAAATCCAGTGAAGAGCCTTCAGACTTCGGACACACGCTGTCTCCTTAACTGTAGCTGCTCTCCAGTGTGACGGCTCAGAGACCAGGAAACACCCGAGGACGTCACAGCAggtgtgtatttttctgacattttctgacagTCTAACAGACAAAAcgaggaggaagtgagagggaAGGTAAATCCGTCACGCTAACGTCGTGTCAGTATTATAAAGGACAGACGGCAATAAACACTGAGGACGAGGAAGTCCCGGCCTGCTCTCTCTTTAATACCGGACACCAGAAAGTCAAAGAAACTCCTGGAAAACACaccgactgtgtgtgtgtgtgtgtgtgtgtgtgtgtgtgtgttcttctaaCCTGTATCTTCGTCTCTTTCTCGTATCTTCCTTCTGGTCTTCGTGGCTCTTGGACTTTAATCCTCAGCTCGTGTCGACTGACAGATAAATAAtcagaataataaaataaaacttccGTCATCAACGTTTTAGGTCAGGAACAACAGGGACACTTCCTGGTGAAgcccttcagaataaaagcgaAGTCTCCACAAAGAAAAGCGCAGAAGATGGCAGACTACCATCATGAGTCTACCGTGACAGATAAACGTCAGTTTATATCCTccctttattttgaagggcaTGTACCGGAAGTCCCTTCCAGTTTGAGGGAATGAAACGGGAGGCAACAGGAGACTCGCTGTGAGAAGATGTTCTTTCTGACGTTCCTGtaaataaatcagtgttttctgaactttttctttctttgaagtTATTCTGTGAACTTGGAAAATACACAGAGCGTAAAAGTGGCCAATAGTTGCAGATACACATGTTCTGTAAATTCAGATGAAGCTAATACACGTCATGTGTACTGTGCAGTTCAGGGACTGTTCATCAGTGTGAAGTTTAGACagtagtgatgggcacgccagttcttttagatgtactgaatcactagaatcagttcactagaaagattctttcaaaagattcgttcactgaatcaccgaatcattcagtgcttggcttCAGTgctgcgactcctgaactgatatacggctgaacggttcaagtttcagttcagttcacagcttccaggaccgggagacgagagtgttgtgactgtgttgctttgacaatttgtaaatataaaactatatataactatattataaatcatgatgttttaagtgtcctgtcctatggtatgctatttaactggtctactcggcaaattgggctcagtgagtgatccgttcactgaacgtataccccacagtacattcagtgaaggattcacaaatcctaaatttagcagagtttaaaggtgacatattatgacaatttttcaataagttacataggtctatgatttccataaaacatgtttttggtgctgtttgctggaaatagcttttaggaaaagattcttgGCCCCCTCTATATCCTTctttttcagcccctttcagaatgtgccgtttctggtgtctgtagctttaaatgcaaataagctgctgctgtcccacccatgTCACCGTGGTAACGGTGAGAGCGTAGACTCACGTAGCTCTGCCCGTgcgaaagtagcggacatgacGGTAGTGAATAGACcgagttcttcagtagttcaaccgtacatgttcgaacctgaatcggatcctgaaggagggaaggctcctacagaacctcagagaattcagcaggacgctcctgaaaggttagtcaaaatacatctttctatctttttctcttcaacacGGCCTGTACAGGTGGCAGCGTAAGAGGCCcgcagttcagacggtcaatgctcacgctaggaagcaccaatcctaac
This Chaetodon auriga isolate fChaAug3 chromosome 5, fChaAug3.hap1, whole genome shotgun sequence DNA region includes the following protein-coding sequences:
- the LOC143320529 gene encoding protein NLRC3-like isoform X4, coding for MSNVEEEDRSMKSDQPKDRAPDFSDEPEPSDTKEKRSHVSEEEKPSCCGLCQDVLKDPVSTSCGHWFCRRCITSYRDQSASSGDSCCPQCGERSRTRCGLQTVSQTCTVQTDGGLQEVLDEHKINLKRRYECVTEGSDETGSGTLLNRIYTEFFITEGQNEEVNTQHEVWQLETASKMKTLHETSIKCQDIFKALPDQQRHIRVVLTNGVAGVGKTFSVQKFTLDWAEGSENQDVSVVVVLSFRELNLIKDEQYSLLGLLRVFHPTLQKVTAEQLAVCKLLFIFDGLDESRLSLDFTNNQLVSDVTQKSSVNVLLTNLMEGNLLPSALVWITSRPVAANQIPPQCVDRVTEARGFTDAQKEEYFKRRFSDGDQSSRIISHIKTSRSLHIMCQIPVFCWITATVLEHMLTPDQRGELPKTLTDMYSHFLLVQTKRKKQKYDEGHETSPQELTEADGIVLLKLGRLAFEHLEKGNIMFYQEDLEQCGLDVTEAAVYSGVCTEIFKRECVIFQKTVYCFVHLSIQEFLAAVYMFHCYTNRNSKVLKTFLGKDRKYRAYISNLEVFLGWVMMKSLESQNGHLDLFVCFLHGLLLESNQTLLGGLLGQTNICPEIIQSVINNLKRMNTKRKSPDRSINIFHCLMEMNDHSVHQEIQEFLKSENRSEKKLSVIHCSALAYMLQMSEEVLDKLDMTDYNTSGDGRQRLIPAVRNCRKARLSSCSLSDFSCASLASALKSNPSHLTELDLTYIIMQDSGVKLLSAGLESPNCRLKTLRFWHCSLSEISCSYVASALKSNPSHLRDLDLSYNNLQDSGLKLLSAVLESPDCRLEALRMWDCSLTEVSCASLASALKSNPSHLTELELSGNDLQDSGVKLLCNFLESPDCRLMSLMLNHCGLTEVSCASLASALKSNPSHMKDLQLFGNDLQDSDLKLLSDFMDQT
- the LOC143320529 gene encoding protein NLRC3-like isoform X3, with protein sequence MSNVEEEDRSMKSDQPKDRAPDFSDEPEPSDTKEKRSHVSEEEKPSCCGLCQDVLKDPVSTSCGHWFCRRCITSYRDQSASSGDSCCPQCGERSRTRCGLQTVSQTCTVQTDGGLQEVLDEHKINLKRRYECVTEGSDETGSGTLLNRIYTEFFITEGQNEEVNTQHEVWQLETASKMKTLHETSIKCQDIFKALPDQQRHIRVVLTNGVAGVGKTFSVQKFTLDWAEGSENQDVSVVVVLSFRELNLIKDEQYSLLGLLRVFHPTLQKVTAEQLAVCKLLFIFDGLDESRLSLDFTNNQLVSDVTQKSSVNVLLTNLMEGNLLPSALVWITSRPVAANQIPPQCVDRVTEARGFTDAQKEEYFKRRFSDGDQSSRIISHIKTSRSLHIMCQIPVFCWITATVLEHMLTPDQRGELPKTLTDMYSHFLLVQTKRKKQKYDEGHETSPQELTEADGIVLLKLGRLAFEHLEKGNIMFYQEDLEQCGLDVTEAAVYSGVCTEIFKRECVIFQKTVYCFVHLSIQEFLAAVYMFHCYTNRNSKVLKTFLGKDRKYRAYISNLEVFLGWVMMKSLESQNGHLDLFVCFLHGLLLESNQTLLGGLLGQTNICPEIIQSVINNLKRMNTKRKSPDRSINIFHCLMEMNDHSVHQEIQEFLKSENRSEKKLSVIHCSALAYMLQMSEEVLDKLDMTDYNTSGDGRQRLIPAVRNCRKARLSSCSLSDFSCASLASALKSNPSHLTELDLTYIIMQDSGVKLLSAGLESPNCRLKTLRFWHCSLSEISCSYVASALKSNPSHLRDLDLSYNNLQDSGLKLLSAVLESPDCRLEALRLCDCGVTEISCASLASALKSNPFHLRELNLSDNKLQDSGLKLLSAGLENPLCKIETLKLWFCGLAEIGCASLASALKSNPSHLTELDLSYNKLQDSGVKLLSAGLESPDCRLETLILWSCGLSEGSCASLASALKSNPSHLRKLDLRENQLQDSGVKLLC